One part of the Magnetovibrio sp. PR-2 genome encodes these proteins:
- the purQ gene encoding phosphoribosylformylglycinamidine synthase subunit PurQ has protein sequence MKACVIVFPASNCDRDMKVALEQSLGSPVDMVWHRETDLSGYDLVTIPGGFSYGDYLRCGAMAARSPIMAEVVKHAERGGKVLGVCNGFQVLCESGLLPGVLMRNANLKFICKDVELKVERTDTVFTTEYQTGDIVTYPVAHHDGNYFTDNETLKAIEDNGQVAFRYVDNPNGSRNDIAGIVNEAGNVLGMMPHPERLVDPLHGATDGKPMFDGLIKSFAA, from the coding sequence ATGAAAGCGTGCGTCATTGTCTTTCCCGCTTCCAACTGCGACCGCGATATGAAGGTTGCGCTGGAACAATCTTTGGGCTCCCCCGTCGATATGGTGTGGCACCGCGAAACCGATCTTTCCGGTTACGATCTGGTCACCATTCCGGGCGGCTTTTCTTACGGCGATTATTTGCGTTGTGGTGCCATGGCGGCGCGCAGCCCCATCATGGCCGAAGTGGTCAAGCATGCAGAGCGCGGCGGCAAAGTTCTGGGCGTGTGCAACGGCTTCCAAGTGCTGTGTGAAAGCGGCCTACTGCCGGGCGTCTTGATGCGCAACGCCAACCTCAAGTTCATTTGCAAAGACGTAGAGCTGAAGGTCGAACGTACCGACACGGTGTTCACCACCGAATACCAAACGGGTGACATCGTCACGTATCCCGTGGCCCACCACGACGGCAATTACTTCACCGACAACGAAACCCTGAAAGCCATTGAAGACAACGGCCAAGTGGCGTTCCGTTACGTCGACAACCCCAACGGTTCGCGCAACGACATCGCGGGCATCGTCAACGAAGCAGGCAACGTGCTGGGCATGATGCCCCACCCCGAACGCTTGGTTGATCCGCTGCACGGTGCCACCGACGGCAAACCCATGTTCGACGGCCTGATCAAAAGCTTTGCGGCGTAA
- the purS gene encoding phosphoribosylformylglycinamidine synthase subunit PurS → MKAKVHVTLKNGVLDPQGKAIEHTLASLGFAGVNEARQGKFIELELAETDEAKARAAVEEMCKKLLANTVIENYTIDLEG, encoded by the coding sequence ATGAAAGCCAAAGTTCACGTCACTTTGAAAAACGGCGTCTTGGACCCCCAAGGCAAAGCCATCGAGCACACCCTGGCCTCCTTGGGCTTTGCCGGCGTTAACGAAGCCCGCCAAGGCAAGTTCATCGAGTTGGAGCTGGCTGAAACCGACGAAGCCAAAGCCCGCGCCGCCGTTGAAGAGATGTGCAAAAAGCTGCTCGCCAACACCGTGATTGAAAATTACACCATCGATCTTGAGGGCTGA
- the purC gene encoding phosphoribosylaminoimidazolesuccinocarboxamide synthase, whose translation MAKRRQLYEGKAKVIFEGPEPGTVVQYFKDDATAFNNKKQGTITGKGVLNNRISEYLMVKLGDIGIPTHFVRRLNMREQLVREVEIVPIEVVVRNIVAGSLSKRFDMPEGTPLPRSIVEYYYKSDELDDPMISEEHITAFGWATPQDLDEIMSMSLRINDFLVGLFLGIGIRLVDFKLEFGRVYEEEQMRLILADEISPDNCRLWDVETNEKMDKDRFRRDMGNVEGAYQEVARRLGILPESGPGDVPGSDTLQ comes from the coding sequence ATGGCCAAACGCAGGCAGCTCTACGAAGGCAAAGCAAAGGTGATCTTCGAAGGTCCCGAGCCCGGAACCGTTGTTCAATACTTCAAAGACGACGCCACCGCCTTCAACAATAAAAAACAAGGCACCATCACCGGGAAAGGCGTGCTCAACAACCGCATTTCAGAATACCTGATGGTCAAGCTTGGTGACATCGGCATTCCCACCCACTTTGTGCGCCGTTTGAACATGCGCGAACAGTTGGTCCGTGAAGTCGAAATCGTGCCCATCGAAGTTGTCGTGCGCAACATTGTCGCAGGCTCGCTGTCCAAACGCTTTGATATGCCCGAAGGCACGCCGTTGCCACGTTCAATCGTCGAGTACTATTACAAGTCCGACGAGCTGGACGATCCGATGATTTCCGAAGAACACATCACCGCGTTCGGTTGGGCCACGCCGCAGGACTTGGACGAGATCATGTCCATGTCCTTGCGCATCAACGATTTCCTGGTCGGCCTGTTTTTAGGCATCGGCATTCGCTTGGTGGACTTCAAGTTGGAGTTCGGCCGCGTCTATGAAGAAGAGCAGATGCGCTTGATTCTGGCCGATGAAATCAGCCCGGACAACTGCCGCCTGTGGGACGTGGAAACCAACGAAAAAATGGACAAAGACCGCTTCCGCCGCGATATGGGGAATGTAGAAGGCGCGTATCAAGAAGTCGCGCGCCGTCTGGGCATCTTGCCCGAATCCGGCCCCGGCGACGTTCCCGGTTCCGACACACTTCAATAA
- a CDS encoding NRDE family protein, producing the protein MCTVVILRRPEHDWPLLIGANRDESGSRPWLPPARHWPEREDVVAGLDELAGGTWLGVNDFGLVACVLNRPGTLGPAENKRSRGELPLEALDHAEASVAAEALADLAPEAYRPFNLIVADARDAYWVGLRENEDKIIVQTLDLGLSMITAHDLNDPANSARQKHHFPHFATAQTPNPDAGEWGAWQNLLESPERAPSDAPESAMFIETDWGFGTSSSSLLAVPSAAKRSDNPETSTLWRFRGGKPGEVEWVNVEI; encoded by the coding sequence ATGTGTACCGTTGTTATTTTACGCCGCCCTGAACACGACTGGCCGCTCCTGATTGGCGCTAACCGCGACGAAAGCGGGAGCCGCCCGTGGCTACCCCCTGCCCGCCATTGGCCGGAGCGCGAAGACGTCGTCGCGGGGCTTGACGAGCTGGCCGGAGGCACCTGGCTAGGGGTCAACGATTTTGGCCTGGTGGCCTGCGTTTTAAACCGCCCGGGCACCCTGGGACCCGCAGAAAACAAGCGTTCGCGCGGTGAATTGCCGCTGGAAGCCCTGGACCATGCCGAGGCCTCCGTCGCCGCTGAAGCGCTCGCGGATCTCGCCCCAGAAGCCTACCGGCCGTTCAACCTCATCGTCGCCGATGCGCGGGATGCCTATTGGGTTGGGCTGCGCGAAAATGAGGACAAAATCATCGTTCAGACCCTAGACCTGGGGCTGTCCATGATCACCGCCCACGACTTAAACGACCCGGCCAATTCTGCACGTCAGAAGCACCATTTCCCCCATTTCGCAACCGCACAAACACCGAATCCTGACGCGGGTGAATGGGGGGCATGGCAAAATCTGTTGGAAAGCCCTGAGCGCGCGCCCTCAGACGCACCCGAAAGTGCCATGTTTATTGAAACCGACTGGGGCTTTGGAACATCTTCAAGTTCCCTTTTGGCCGTTCCCAGTGCGGCCAAAAGGTCAGATAATCCAGAGACTTCCACCCTTTGGCGTTTTCGTGGCGGCAAACCCGGCGAAGTCGAATGGGTAAATGTCGAGATTTAG
- a CDS encoding DUF1476 domain-containing protein → MSDTFSEREKSFEAKQKMDDEMQFKAVSRRNKLLGEWAAEKMGMSGSEVEAYAKTVVIADLEEPGDDDVVRKVMGDFESRSVSVSEDELRTEMERLLGIAVEQVKDDFEPLGEDHS, encoded by the coding sequence ATGTCTGACACCTTTTCTGAACGCGAAAAGAGCTTCGAAGCCAAACAAAAGATGGATGATGAGATGCAGTTCAAAGCTGTGTCGCGTCGCAACAAACTGTTGGGCGAGTGGGCTGCGGAAAAAATGGGGATGAGTGGTTCGGAAGTCGAAGCTTACGCCAAAACCGTCGTGATTGCCGATCTGGAAGAGCCCGGTGACGACGATGTGGTCCGCAAAGTCATGGGTGACTTCGAAAGCCGGTCCGTCTCCGTTTCCGAAGACGAATTGCGTACCGAAATGGAACGTCTTTTGGGTATCGCGGTTGAACAAGTCAAAGACGACTTTGAACCGTTGGGTGAAGATCACAGCTAA
- a CDS encoding acyloxyacyl hydrolase yields the protein MKLNLTRIVSGGIAAALLSGFVQAASAQSAGAQPQASNVFWSMVQAQDPYFNKPASVMPRSYTRTETKPVPAARTRPDPWDYGQSYQTYPNTRVAAADPAQRSAYGNSDALWGYISELRFGVMGHDVRFPSRHEFHMPNPFENRYEGGVNVNPEVIFTSPDWLEWAYSPRPRVGVSINTSGDTNSAYTSLGWDTAWDNGIYLDGFFGLAVHDGELTDGNPQGKIEFGSRVLFHLGGDIGWRWDEHNGIALVWEHMSNGSMLASKNQGIDSLGLRYSYRFDSPK from the coding sequence GTGAAATTGAATTTGACCAGGATTGTGAGCGGGGGCATCGCAGCTGCGCTTTTGAGCGGTTTTGTGCAGGCTGCGTCTGCGCAATCTGCAGGTGCACAGCCCCAGGCGAGCAACGTGTTTTGGTCCATGGTTCAGGCGCAAGACCCGTATTTCAATAAACCCGCATCGGTGATGCCGCGGAGCTATACGCGCACAGAGACGAAACCCGTTCCGGCGGCCCGCACACGGCCTGATCCGTGGGACTATGGGCAATCGTACCAAACGTATCCCAATACCCGGGTGGCTGCTGCTGATCCGGCCCAACGCTCAGCTTATGGCAACAGTGATGCCCTTTGGGGCTATATCTCTGAACTGCGCTTTGGCGTGATGGGCCACGATGTGCGCTTTCCCAGCCGCCATGAATTCCACATGCCCAATCCGTTCGAAAACCGCTACGAAGGTGGCGTGAACGTGAACCCGGAAGTGATCTTTACATCGCCCGATTGGTTGGAGTGGGCCTATTCTCCGCGTCCTCGCGTCGGCGTCTCCATCAACACGTCGGGTGATACCAACAGCGCGTATACCAGCTTGGGCTGGGACACGGCTTGGGATAACGGCATTTATCTAGACGGCTTCTTTGGCTTGGCGGTGCACGATGGCGAGCTCACCGATGGCAATCCGCAAGGCAAAATCGAGTTTGGTTCGCGCGTGCTGTTTCACTTAGGTGGGGATATTGGCTGGCGCTGGGATGAGCACAACGGCATCGCTTTGGTGTGGGAGCACATGTCCAACGGGTCTATGCTGGCCAGCAAGAACCAAGGCATCGACAGCTTAGGGCTGCGCTACAGCTATCGATTTGATTCCCCGAAATGA
- a CDS encoding response regulator, protein MSDDFSGVYAHGVEGIAQELRDEAIEEAKELVRDLDVQLDDFRHERLGSDELLAEISKKALKLKVQAGNVGLRLVGNIAQRLEDFIVNVKTLPPRAADDLQVFIDRLEDVCEGTLPLDSDASKVVRDLPAKVGFSESDIEVRNIEVMLVMHHSTAAHYVERELQQCGYRVHTVSTVLDAFAQVVRTKPDFVIINAMMPELDGIDLAIGLTSMPATRNIPMALITSLDDSNEHLQYLPKHTSVIHKGASFGDDLFKALDNHFLI, encoded by the coding sequence ATGAGCGATGATTTCTCGGGCGTATACGCCCACGGCGTTGAGGGCATTGCCCAAGAACTCCGTGATGAGGCCATCGAAGAAGCCAAAGAGCTGGTGCGTGACCTGGATGTGCAGCTCGACGACTTCCGCCACGAGCGGTTGGGTTCGGACGAACTGCTTGCCGAAATCTCCAAAAAAGCCCTGAAACTCAAGGTCCAGGCCGGAAACGTTGGCTTGCGTCTGGTGGGCAACATCGCCCAACGCTTGGAAGACTTTATCGTCAATGTCAAAACCCTGCCGCCCCGCGCTGCCGATGATCTGCAAGTCTTTATCGACCGTTTAGAAGACGTTTGCGAAGGCACATTGCCCCTAGACAGTGACGCTTCGAAAGTTGTGCGGGACTTGCCCGCCAAAGTGGGTTTTTCCGAATCCGACATTGAAGTGCGTAACATCGAGGTCATGCTGGTTATGCACCACAGCACAGCGGCCCACTATGTGGAGCGTGAGTTGCAGCAGTGTGGTTACCGTGTGCATACGGTCTCGACCGTCTTAGACGCCTTCGCCCAGGTCGTGCGCACCAAGCCTGACTTTGTCATCATCAATGCCATGATGCCGGAACTGGACGGCATTGATCTGGCCATTGGTCTCACGTCTATGCCGGCCACCCGCAACATCCCCATGGCGCTGATCACCAGCCTGGACGATAGCAACGAACACCTGCAGTACTTGCCCAAGCACACCTCGGTTATTCACAAAGGTGCGTCGTTTGGCGACGATTTATTCAAGGCGTTGGATAATCACTTTTTGATTTAG
- a CDS encoding NifB/NifX family molybdenum-iron cluster-binding protein: MKIAVASKNFETVTGHAGKNRRWLVFEVQDGELHLPPAQVELEKPQVFHHFKDDGPHPLDGIEGLIAASSGDSFLRRMEKRGVKAIMTRESDPEVAVRALLKEQLPPPKPRPITGLICKAHDAFSKH; the protein is encoded by the coding sequence ATGAAGATCGCCGTCGCCAGCAAAAACTTCGAAACCGTCACCGGTCACGCCGGGAAAAACCGGCGCTGGCTGGTGTTCGAGGTTCAAGACGGCGAGCTTCACCTGCCCCCCGCCCAGGTCGAGCTGGAAAAGCCCCAAGTCTTTCATCACTTCAAAGACGACGGGCCGCATCCACTGGACGGAATCGAAGGTCTGATCGCTGCCAGTTCCGGCGACAGCTTTTTGCGGCGCATGGAAAAGCGGGGGGTGAAAGCCATTATGACCCGCGAAAGCGATCCTGAGGTGGCGGTGCGCGCGTTGCTCAAAGAACAGCTCCCCCCGCCCAAACCGCGTCCGATCACGGGCCTGATTTGCAAAGCCCACGACGCGTTTTCAAAGCACTAA
- the purB gene encoding adenylosuccinate lyase yields MIPRYSRPEMTKIWEPANKFRIWFEIEAHACDALAELGVIPKDAAKAVWEKGQKEYTDARIARIDEIEMETKHDVIAFLTELAEHVGEESRFVHQGMTSSDVLDTCLSVQMTQAADILLENLDELLDALKIRAMETKDMACIGRSHGIHAEPTTMGIKFARFYAEFARGKERLLAARKDIATCAISGAVGTFANIDPRVEEHVAEKMGLTPEPVSTQVIPRDRHAAYFATLGVIASSMENIATEIRHLQRTEVREAQEYFAPGQKGSSAMPHKRNPILTENLTGMARIVRMSVTPALENVALWHERDISHSSVERMIGPDATVTLNFALKRLIGTVTKLVVYPDNMMKQLNEFGGIHDAQRVLLFLTQNDVSREAAYKIVQRNAMLVWKSFGIDPDNPDSEPELNDVEKGAKDHDNRLFYFLSHDEDLKAALSVEDLKGLLDESSIDYHTKRVDDIFKRVFG; encoded by the coding sequence ATGATTCCGCGCTATTCCCGCCCCGAGATGACCAAAATCTGGGAGCCCGCCAACAAATTCCGCATCTGGTTCGAAATCGAAGCCCACGCCTGTGACGCGCTGGCCGAACTGGGTGTCATCCCGAAAGATGCCGCCAAGGCCGTTTGGGAAAAAGGCCAAAAGGAATACACCGACGCGCGCATCGCCCGCATCGACGAGATCGAAATGGAAACCAAGCACGACGTCATCGCGTTTTTGACCGAGCTTGCCGAACACGTCGGCGAAGAAAGCCGCTTTGTGCACCAAGGCATGACCAGCTCCGACGTGTTGGATACGTGCCTGTCCGTGCAAATGACCCAAGCCGCCGACATCTTGTTGGAAAACTTGGACGAGCTGTTGGACGCCTTAAAAATCCGCGCCATGGAAACCAAAGACATGGCCTGCATCGGGCGCAGCCACGGCATCCATGCCGAACCCACCACCATGGGCATCAAGTTCGCACGCTTCTATGCAGAATTTGCACGTGGCAAAGAACGCCTGTTGGCTGCCCGCAAAGACATCGCCACCTGCGCCATCAGTGGTGCCGTCGGCACGTTTGCCAACATTGACCCGCGCGTCGAAGAACACGTGGCGGAAAAAATGGGCCTGACGCCGGAGCCGGTTTCCACCCAAGTCATTCCACGCGATCGCCACGCGGCGTACTTCGCCACCTTGGGCGTGATCGCGTCGAGCATGGAAAACATCGCCACCGAAATCCGCCACCTGCAACGCACCGAAGTGCGTGAAGCGCAGGAATACTTTGCGCCGGGGCAAAAAGGCAGCTCCGCCATGCCGCACAAGCGCAACCCGATCTTGACGGAAAACCTGACGGGTATGGCGCGCATCGTGCGCATGTCGGTGACGCCCGCGTTGGAAAACGTCGCTTTGTGGCACGAACGTGATATCTCGCACTCCTCCGTCGAACGCATGATCGGCCCTGACGCCACGGTGACGTTGAACTTCGCCCTCAAGCGTTTGATCGGCACCGTGACTAAGCTGGTGGTCTATCCCGACAACATGATGAAACAACTCAACGAGTTCGGCGGCATCCACGATGCCCAGCGCGTGTTGTTGTTCTTGACCCAAAACGACGTGTCGCGCGAAGCCGCTTATAAAATCGTTCAGCGCAATGCCATGTTGGTGTGGAAAAGCTTTGGCATCGATCCGGACAATCCCGACAGCGAGCCGGAACTCAACGACGTTGAGAAGGGTGCCAAAGACCACGACAACCGCTTGTTCTACTTCTTGTCTCATGACGAGGATTTGAAAGCGGCGTTGAGCGTCGAAGACCTCAAAGGTCTGCTGGACGAAAGCTCCATCGACTACCACACCAAACGCGTGGACGACATTTTCAAGCGCGTGTTTGGCTAA
- a CDS encoding MFS transporter, whose translation MTVSTPAAPSLTTAIAIRVFVPFALGYFLSYLYRVVNAVIAPDLVADLGLGASALGLLTAAYFLTFAAFQLPLGVLLDHYGPRKIEAGLLVFAALGAALFAMAESVTSLILARGLIGFGVSACLMAAFKAYVQWFPKERLALINGFQMTAGGLGALAATQPVEMALGFTDWRGVFWILAGLTLIAAFAILFVVPERKIERHADAKLKDAWAGVVEVFTSPVFWRAAPLCMFSQAAFLTIQGLWSGPWLKDVGGLARTDVATHLFWIAAAMVAGFFTWGIVAERLHKIKGVPTMTTAAIGMAGFLCMQVVIALELTVGNPTLTFLAWVAFGFLATSGILPYAALSQAFPANLAGRVNTAINLLVFVLAFAGQWAVGGIIDLWPQTAAGGYDPAGFQAAFGAMIVLQAFAMIWYLAKSRGRI comes from the coding sequence ATGACTGTAAGCACACCCGCCGCCCCAAGCCTCACCACCGCAATCGCCATCCGCGTCTTTGTGCCGTTTGCCTTGGGCTATTTCCTGTCTTACCTATATCGCGTCGTCAACGCCGTCATAGCACCTGATTTGGTGGCAGATTTGGGCCTGGGGGCGTCGGCGCTGGGATTGCTCACGGCAGCGTATTTCCTCACCTTTGCCGCGTTCCAACTGCCTTTGGGTGTATTGCTGGACCACTATGGGCCGCGCAAGATTGAGGCCGGGTTGTTGGTGTTCGCCGCCTTGGGTGCTGCGCTATTTGCCATGGCGGAAAGTGTCACGTCCTTGATCTTGGCGCGTGGGCTCATCGGTTTCGGTGTGTCGGCGTGTTTGATGGCAGCGTTCAAAGCTTATGTGCAGTGGTTCCCCAAAGAACGCCTGGCCTTAATCAACGGCTTTCAGATGACCGCAGGCGGGCTTGGTGCCTTGGCCGCGACCCAGCCGGTCGAAATGGCCTTGGGCTTCACCGATTGGCGCGGCGTGTTTTGGATTTTGGCCGGGCTCACGCTTATCGCCGCCTTCGCCATTCTTTTTGTGGTGCCGGAGCGCAAGATCGAACGTCATGCAGACGCCAAGCTGAAAGACGCCTGGGCGGGGGTGGTCGAGGTCTTCACCAGCCCGGTGTTTTGGCGGGCAGCCCCGCTGTGCATGTTTTCGCAAGCGGCGTTCCTGACCATCCAGGGATTGTGGTCTGGACCGTGGCTGAAGGATGTCGGCGGGTTGGCGCGCACAGACGTCGCCACCCACCTGTTTTGGATTGCCGCCGCCATGGTCGCGGGCTTTTTCACCTGGGGCATCGTCGCCGAGCGCCTGCACAAGATCAAAGGCGTGCCCACCATGACCACGGCTGCCATCGGCATGGCGGGCTTTTTGTGTATGCAGGTGGTCATCGCCTTAGAGCTCACGGTTGGAAATCCAACGCTGACCTTCTTGGCTTGGGTCGCGTTTGGCTTCTTGGCCACATCAGGTATTCTCCCCTACGCCGCCTTGTCCCAGGCCTTCCCCGCCAACTTGGCGGGACGCGTGAACACGGCCATCAATCTGCTGGTGTTCGTGCTGGCTTTCGCCGGGCAGTGGGCGGTGGGCGGCATCATCGATTTATGGCCGCAAACAGCAGCAGGCGGGTATGACCCGGCAGGCTTCCAGGCGGCCTTTGGGGCCATGATCGTTCTGCAAGCCTTTGCGATGATTTGGTATCTGGCGAAGTCGCGGGGCCGCATCTAA
- the rsgA gene encoding ribosome small subunit-dependent GTPase A: protein MTFQITDLAEYGWNSYFTSQLDAEDFDNAVPVRVMAVHRGAIHVAGPGVETSIPPYRSDPNDSTTSATVGDWLVVDAQTHRPQRLLERASQFKRRAAGTGRDVQLIAANVDTLLIVTSCNQDFNIARLERYLALALDAQVTPVVVLTKADLCDHPQDYVNQAYGLQAVQMVESLNALDGSEVERLLPWCKSGQTVALVGSSGVGKSTLINSLIGNPQIATSGIREDDAKGRHTTTGRALHRMPSGGWLIDTPGMRELQLTDVQDGLNEVFADIVELSQSCRYSTCQHDTEPGCSVLAAVEAGELDPDRLKRWRKLVAEESYNRETLAERRSRDRAFGKMVKRAMKDKQRFSQKS from the coding sequence ATGACATTTCAAATAACCGATCTGGCCGAGTACGGCTGGAATTCCTATTTCACTTCCCAACTGGATGCCGAAGACTTCGATAACGCCGTGCCTGTACGCGTGATGGCCGTTCATCGCGGGGCCATTCATGTGGCGGGGCCGGGGGTTGAGACCTCCATCCCGCCTTACCGCAGTGACCCTAACGACAGCACAACCAGCGCCACCGTGGGCGATTGGTTGGTGGTGGACGCCCAAACCCACCGTCCGCAAAGACTGTTGGAGCGGGCCAGCCAGTTCAAACGCCGGGCGGCGGGCACCGGGCGGGACGTTCAACTGATTGCCGCCAACGTGGACACGCTTTTGATCGTCACCTCGTGCAATCAAGACTTCAACATTGCGCGGTTGGAACGCTATCTCGCCCTCGCCCTGGATGCCCAAGTCACACCCGTGGTCGTACTGACCAAAGCGGATTTGTGCGACCATCCCCAAGACTACGTCAATCAAGCCTATGGCTTGCAAGCGGTGCAGATGGTCGAAAGCCTCAATGCGCTGGACGGGTCCGAGGTTGAGCGTCTGTTGCCCTGGTGCAAGAGCGGTCAAACCGTGGCCCTGGTGGGCTCGTCCGGTGTGGGCAAGTCGACGCTGATCAATTCCTTGATCGGCAATCCCCAAATCGCCACCAGCGGCATTCGCGAAGACGACGCCAAGGGCCGTCACACCACCACGGGGCGCGCGCTTCACCGCATGCCGTCGGGTGGCTGGTTGATCGACACCCCAGGCATGCGCGAGCTGCAGCTGACCGACGTACAAGACGGCCTGAACGAGGTCTTTGCCGACATCGTTGAGCTGTCCCAATCGTGCCGCTATTCCACCTGCCAACACGACACGGAGCCGGGCTGCTCCGTTTTGGCTGCTGTCGAAGCCGGAGAGCTGGACCCGGATCGCCTCAAACGCTGGCGCAAGTTGGTGGCGGAAGAAAGCTACAACCGCGAAACCCTGGCCGAGCGACGGTCCCGCGACCGCGCGTTTGGCAAAATGGTGAAACGTGCCATGAAGGACAAACAACGGTTTTCGCAGAAGTCGTGA
- a CDS encoding ParB N-terminal domain-containing protein has translation MKIKSIPLSDLAVNYANDRHGELVDDATAMEWLLKHRAEHMKNLAKDIVKEGEIYEPPLVHEEEGKYTVFDGNRRVTCLKLIDNPALTPTESWRDFFQERRADWKGTFPNNIQCQVEANKDRIDEILYRRHTGVANGVGQSPWDAEAKSNFVKRSGKKAKVNVAEEIEKNSKRPITLSLMLKSPVQTLIVSFHLKASEIVWGSL, from the coding sequence ATGAAAATTAAATCTATCCCTCTAAGCGATCTTGCTGTGAACTATGCTAATGATCGACATGGAGAGCTAGTTGATGATGCAACTGCGATGGAGTGGCTGCTCAAGCACCGCGCTGAGCACATGAAAAATCTCGCAAAGGACATTGTTAAAGAAGGTGAGATTTACGAACCCCCTCTTGTTCATGAGGAAGAAGGCAAATACACCGTATTTGACGGCAACCGCCGTGTGACCTGCCTTAAACTAATAGACAACCCTGCCCTTACCCCGACAGAAAGCTGGCGTGATTTTTTTCAAGAAAGGCGGGCAGATTGGAAAGGGACGTTTCCAAATAATATCCAGTGCCAAGTCGAGGCTAATAAAGATCGAATTGATGAAATTCTATACCGTCGCCACACAGGTGTCGCAAATGGTGTTGGGCAGAGCCCCTGGGACGCAGAGGCAAAATCTAACTTTGTTAAACGCAGTGGCAAAAAAGCAAAAGTAAATGTTGCCGAAGAAATTGAAAAAAACTCAAAGAGGCCGATTACCTTAAGCCTAATGTTAAAGTCCCCCGTTCAAACCTTAATCGTCTCCTTTCATCTGAAAGCTTCCGAAATCGTGTGGGGATCTCTGTGA
- a CDS encoding helix-turn-helix domain-containing protein: MSTAFDKIMDGLDDALAHAEGDETKAVLQTLSAVDVKTIRKKTGLSQPKFAALFHIPVGTLRNWEQGRRHPEGPAIALLHIIDKEPETAVRALHG, from the coding sequence ATGAGCACAGCCTTCGATAAAATCATGGACGGATTGGACGATGCCTTGGCCCACGCCGAAGGCGACGAGACGAAAGCCGTGCTGCAAACATTGAGTGCCGTAGACGTCAAAACAATCCGCAAAAAAACGGGACTGTCCCAACCCAAATTCGCCGCCTTATTTCACATCCCCGTTGGCACACTACGCAACTGGGAACAAGGCCGCCGCCACCCCGAAGGGCCAGCGATTGCGTTGTTGCACATTATTGATAAGGAGCCGGAGACGGCGGTGCGGGCGTTGCATGGGTGA
- a CDS encoding type II toxin-antitoxin system RelE/ParE family toxin, whose amino-acid sequence MTEKLITIAETQAYLSQAKGLLNDSDRQVVIDLIAADPTCGSLLQNTGGVRKVRIPLSGRGKSGGARVVYFFHDNTIPVYLLAVFAKNEKDNLTKAERNALKTATTAIVKAWKTRTPS is encoded by the coding sequence ATGACAGAAAAATTGATCACCATTGCCGAAACGCAAGCTTACTTGTCCCAGGCAAAAGGATTGCTCAACGACAGTGATCGCCAAGTGGTGATTGACCTGATCGCTGCTGATCCCACTTGCGGATCGTTGCTCCAAAACACGGGCGGTGTCCGGAAAGTCCGTATCCCTCTTTCCGGGCGCGGCAAAAGCGGCGGAGCACGGGTGGTTTATTTCTTTCATGACAATACGATTCCGGTTTATCTGCTGGCCGTATTTGCCAAAAACGAAAAGGACAATTTGACCAAAGCGGAACGCAATGCCCTCAAAACCGCAACCACCGCCATCGTCAAAGCCTGGAAAACAAGGACACCATCATGA